One Numida meleagris isolate 19003 breed g44 Domestic line chromosome 6, NumMel1.0, whole genome shotgun sequence genomic region harbors:
- the GSC gene encoding homeobox protein goosecoid, producing the protein MPASMFSIDNILAARPRCKDSVLLPPSAAPVVFPSLHGDSLYGAASDYGGFYSRAVAPGSALPAVGGSRLGYNNYYYGQLHVPASPVGPSCCGAVPPLGAQQCSCVPPAGYEGAGSVLMSPVPHQMLPYMNVGTLSRTELQLLNQLHCRRKRRHRTIFTDEQLEALENLFQETKYPDVGTREQLARRVHLREEKVEVWFKNRRAKWRRQKRSSSEESENAQKWNKASKTSPEKRQEDGKSDLDSDS; encoded by the exons ATGCCTGCGAGCATGTTCAGCATCGACAACATCCTGGCGGCCAGACCTCGCTGCAAGGACTCGGTGCTGCTGCCCCCGAGCGCCGCGCCCGTCGTCTTCCCCAGCCTGCACGGGGACTCGCTCTACGGCGCTGCCTCCGACTACGGAGGATTTTACTCCCGGGCGGTGGCCCCCGGCTCGGCGCTGCCGGCGGTCGGCGGCTCCCGCCTGGGCTACAACAACTACTACTACGGGCAGCTGCATGTGCCCGCATCCCCCGTGGGCCCGTCGTGTTGCGGGGCCGTGCCGCCGCTGggagcccagcagtgctcctgcGTGCCCCCCGCAG GTTACGAGGGCGCTGGGTCGGTGCTGATGTCCCCTGTTCCCCATCAGATGTTGCCCTACATGAACGTGGGCACTTTGTCCCGGACGGAGCTGCAGTTACTCAACCAGCTGCACTGCCGGCGGAAAAGACGGCACAGGACTATCTTCACTGACGAGCAGCTCGAAGCGCTGGAAAACCTCTTCCAGGAAACGAAATACCCGGACGTGGGCACCAGGGAACAGCTGGCGAGGAGGGTGCActtaagagaggaaaaagtggAG GTTTGGTTCAAAAACCGCCGGGCGAAATGGAGGAGGCAAAAGCGGTCGTCTTCCGAGGAGTcggaaaatgcacaaaaatggAATAAAGCGTCTAAAACGTCTCCGGAGAAGAGGCAAGAAGACGGGAAAAGCGATTTGGACTCCGACAGCTGA